One Megalopta genalis isolate 19385.01 chromosome 5, iyMegGena1_principal, whole genome shotgun sequence DNA window includes the following coding sequences:
- the SmD3 gene encoding small ribonucleoprotein particle protein SmD3 — MSIGVPIKVLHEAEGHTITCETNTGEVYRGKLIEAEDNMNCQMQNITVTYRDGREAQLENVYIRGSKMRFLILPDMLKNAPMFKRPGGKGSGTAGRGKSAILRAQARGRGGRGQNQRGRGTGSAPWLNQQNQPGGSQAGRGRG, encoded by the exons ATGTCGATCGGAGTACCAATAAAAGTACTCCATGAAGCGGAGGGTCACACCATAACCTGTGAAACAAACACGGGCGAGGTGTATCGGGGCAAATTGATTGAAGCCGAGGATAATATGAACTGTCAGATGCAAAATATCACGGTAACTTATAGGGACGGACGTGAGGCGCAGCTAGAAAATGTTTATATTAGAGGATCGAAAATGAGATTTCTCATATTGCCAGATATGCTGAAGAATGCACCGATGTTCAAAAGACCGGGCGGCAAAGGCTCCGGAACCGCAGGCAGAGGAAAATCTGCTATTTTGCGTGCTCAAG CTCGTGGCAGAGGAGGTAGAGGACAAAAccaaagaggtagaggtacaggctcAGCGCCTTGGCTCAATCAACAAAATCAACCAGGGGGATCTCAAGCAGGAAGAGGACGAGGATAA
- the drn gene encoding zinc finger AN1-type doctor no: MERESNPMQALCRSGCGFYGSPATDGLCSLCYKENLKKKQQPPVSAATVQTSQTVSGNAGTLQGGFGSPAATGTTAQPTIPTIPQPTTDLPNPKEINREDQESEVGISSGAVAEGSVSSGDADDCFDGKETDKESKKKKNRCAVCRKKVGLTGFECRCGGLFCSVHRYSDKHDCKFDYREMGAQEIRRNNPVVVGEKVQKI, from the exons ATGGAACGAGAGTCTAATCCAATGCAAGCTCTGTGCCGTAGTGGCTGTGGATTTTATGGCTCACCAGCCACAGATGGCCTTTGTTCTCTTTGTTATAAAGAAAACCTAAAAAAGAAGCAGCAACCTCCTGTGTCAGCTGCCACTGTACAGACATCACAGACCGTATCTGGTAACGCTGGCACGTTGCAAGGCGGTTTTGGTAGCCCTGCAGCTACAGGAACAACAGCCCAACCTACCATTCCTACTATACCTCAACCAACGACAGATCTACCCAATCCCAAAGAA ATAAACAGGGAAGATCAAGAAAGTGAAGTAGGCATAAGCAGTGGAGCAGTAGCAGAAGGTTCAGTGAGTAGCGGGGACGCAGACGACTGCTTTGACGGCAAAGAGACTGACAAAGAATCTAAGAAGAAGAAAAATCGTTGCGCAGTGTGTCGCAAAAAAGTTGGTTTGACCG GATTTGAGTGTCGTTGTGGAGGACTGTTCTGCTCTGTGCATCGATACAGTGACAAGCACGACTGCAAGTTTGATTACAGAGAAATGGGCGCTCAAGAAATTCGGCGCAACAATCCAGTTGTTGTTGGTGAAAAAGTGCAAAAAATTTGA